One genomic window of Hyperolius riggenbachi isolate aHypRig1 chromosome 7, aHypRig1.pri, whole genome shotgun sequence includes the following:
- the ICA1L gene encoding islet cell autoantigen 1-like protein isoform X6: MNSSGQTWVGEDQSMVSRMQKKFWKTKQVLIKVTGKKEDEHVVASDAELDAKLEIFRSIETTGSELLKIIEKYQQALQNVSQEENDFGLHLKVHAQQNSTQAGKMMKATGNALCSAAGQRLALCTPLFRLDQEMATFTGRAVSDTLMTINQMEKARTEYRGALLWMKDVSQELDPDTYKQMEKFRKVQIQVRNSKSQFDKAKMDVCQKVDLLGASRCNLLSHSLASYQTTLLQFWKMTTHLMSEIQEEFQEMLPYTPSYLKPAKQQSGINNTDRIRQDKEMQNNEETNSNSLNGNLLHSEAAEKEHFPDEPKHLLLDSNEGEDFDQEFSFLNLQPPLSPAASQEEHNLFGGSCSQEMNAWTQQSDNLSGFLPSQLLDMGLQSVGGISNLKTGNTDMSAWLNMFADLDPLASPGSASHSEDNLFSA, translated from the exons ATGAACAGCAGTGGGCAGACATGGGTGGGAGAAGACCAGTCCATGGTCAGCCGCATGCAAAAGAAGTTTTGGAAAACCAAACAAGTATTAATCAAGGTTACTGGGAAGAAAGAAGATGAACATGTGGTTGCATCAGATGCAGAGCTGGATGCTAAACTGgag ATATTTCGGTCTATTGAAACAACAGGATCAGAGTTGCTCAAAATAATTGAAAAATACCAGCAGGCTCTCCAAA ATGTTTCCCAGGAGGAGAATGATTTTGGTTTGCACCTAAAGGTTCATGCTCAGCAGAACAGCACACAGGCTGGCAAAATGATGAAGGCCACTGGCAATGCTTTGTGTTCTGCTGCTGGCCAGAG GTTAGCACTTTGTACACCACTGTTTCGCCTTGATCAGGAAATGGCCACCTTTACCGGTCGAGCAGTATCAGATACTCTCATGACTATCAACCAAATGGAGAAGGCAAGGACAGAATACAGAGGAGCCCTGCTATGGATGAAGGATGTGTCTCAAGAGCTGGATCCCGACACATACAAACAGATGGAAAAATTCAGAAAG GTGCAGATCCAAGTCAGAAACTCGAAGAGCCAGTTTGACAAGGCAAAGATGGACGTGTGTCAGAAAGTTGATCTCCTCGGAGCGAGCCGCTGCAACCTGCTGTCACACTCACTAGCATCCTATCAG ACAACACTTCTGCAGTTTTGGAAGATGACAACACATCTAATGTCTGAAATTCAGGAAGAATTTCAAGAGATGCTTCCATATACTCCGTCTTATCTAAAG CCTGCCAAGCAACAGAGTGGCATCAACAACACAGACAGAATTAGACAAGATAAGGAAATGCAGAACAACGAAGAAACAAATTCCA ATAGCCTGAATGGCAACCTCTTGCATTCTGAAGCAGCTGAAAAGGAACATTTTCCAGATG AACCAAAGCATCTGCTGTTGGACAGCAACGAGGGGGAAGATTTTGATCAAGAGTTCTCGTTCCTGAATTTACAGCCACCCTTATCGCCAGCAGCATCACAAGAAGAGCACAATCTCTTTGGAGGTTCCTGCTCACAAGAAATGAATGCGTGGACTCAGCAGTCAGACAATCTCTCTGGGTTTCTGCCTTCACAACTCCTTGATATGGGTCTGCAGTCTGTAGGGGGAATCAGCA